The following nucleotide sequence is from Pseudonocardia abyssalis.
CCGTGTGGCATCCTTGACGGGTTGCGCGTAGGGCGCCGGCATGCGCGGAGTTCGTCTCCGCGCGTGCCGGGCCCGGCGCCAGCCCCCCGAGCACAGCGACCCCCCGGGGCCGCGGGTGATCCCGGGGACCGGATCGCGAAAGACGGCGACACGCCCGACCTCGTGGACCGGAGCCCAGACCGTGCGAACCGACAGCGCCACCGCGCGCTGCGCCGGTCCACGGGCCGGGCCCGACCCGGACCACCCGTTCACGCGGCAGGACAGAGAAGGACGACCGACGACCATGGCGGGACAGAAGATCCGCATCAGGCTGAAGGCCTACGACCACGAGGCCATCGACGCCTCCGCGCGCAAGATCGTCGAGACGGTCACGCGCACGGGAGCTCGGGTCGTCGGGCCGGTGCCACTGCCGACGGAGAAGAACATCTACTGCGTCATCCGCTCGCCGCACAAGTACAAGGACTCGCGCGAGCACTTCGAGATGCGCACCCACAAGCGGCTGATCGACATCCTCGACCCGACGCCCAAGACGGTCGACGCGCTCATGCGCATCGACCTGCCGGCGTCCGTCGACGTGAACATTCAGTAGGGCTGACGGACATCATGAGCGAACGACAGATCACCGGGATCCTGGGCACCAAGCTCGGGATGACCCAGGTCTTCGACGAGAACAACCGGGTGGTCCCGGTCACCGTGGTCCAGGCGGGCCCCAACGTGGTGACCCAGGTCCGCACCACCGAGAAGGACGGCTACGTCGCCGTCCAGCTGGCGTACGGCGCCATCGACCCGCGCAAGGTGAACAAGCCGCGCACCGGCCACTTCGGCAAGGCGGGCACCACGCCGCGTCGCCACCTGGTCGAGCTGCGCACCTCCGACGCCGGCGAGTACTCGCTCGGCCAGGAGATCACCGCGGAGGTGTTCGAGAACGGCGCCGCCGTCGACGTGGTCGGCACCTCCAAGGGCAAGGGCACCGCGGGCGTCATGAAGCGCCACGGCTTCCACGGCCTCGGCGCCAGCCACGGTGTGCAGCGCAAGCACCGCTCGCCCGGCTCCATCGGCGGCTGTGCGACCCCCGGCCGCGTCTTCAAGGGCATCAAGATGGCCGGCCGCATGGGCGTCGCGCGCGTCACCACCCAGAACCTCACGGTGTACCGGGTGGACGCGGAGCGAGGCCTGCTGCTGATCAAGGGCGCCGTCCCCGGACCCCGCGGCGGACTGCTGCTGGTCAAGAGCGCCGCGAAGGGTGGTGTGAAGGCATGACCACGACCGTGAAGGCAGATCTTCCCGCGCACGTCTTCGACGTCACCGCGAACGTGCCCCTGATGCACCAGGTGGTGGTGGCCCAGCTGGCCGCCGCCCGCCAGGGCACGCACGACACGAAGACGCGTGGCGAGGTTCGCGGTGGCGGCAAGAAGCCGTACCGCCAGAAGGGCACCGGCCGCGCGCGCCAGGGTTCGACCCGCGCGCCGCAGTTCGCCGGCGGTGGCGTCGTCCACGGCCCGACCCCGCGCGACTACACGCAGAAGACGCCCAAGAAGATGAAGGCCGCCGCCCTGCGCGGTGCCCTCTCCGACCGGGCCCGCGCCGGCCGCGTCATCGTGGTCGACTCGCTGGTCACCAGCGAGGCGCCCTCGACCAAGGCCGCCCGCAAGACGATCGAGTCGCTGGTGAGCGACGCCGGGCACCGCGTGCTCGCCGTCGTCGGCCGCGAGGACGTCGTCAGCCAGCTCAGCCTGCGCAACCTGCCGGACGTGCACCTGATCGCGCCCGACCAGCTGAACACCTACGACGTGCTCGTCAACGACGTCGTGCTGTTCACCGAGGAATCGCTCGAGTCGTTCCTCGCCGGCCCCATCGCGGTGCCGACGCGGAAGTCCGCCGCTGCGGCAGCGGACGCGCCGCAGGGTCTGGTCAAGAAGCCCG
It contains:
- the rpsJ gene encoding 30S ribosomal protein S10, giving the protein MAGQKIRIRLKAYDHEAIDASARKIVETVTRTGARVVGPVPLPTEKNIYCVIRSPHKYKDSREHFEMRTHKRLIDILDPTPKTVDALMRIDLPASVDVNIQ
- the rplC gene encoding 50S ribosomal protein L3 produces the protein MSERQITGILGTKLGMTQVFDENNRVVPVTVVQAGPNVVTQVRTTEKDGYVAVQLAYGAIDPRKVNKPRTGHFGKAGTTPRRHLVELRTSDAGEYSLGQEITAEVFENGAAVDVVGTSKGKGTAGVMKRHGFHGLGASHGVQRKHRSPGSIGGCATPGRVFKGIKMAGRMGVARVTTQNLTVYRVDAERGLLLIKGAVPGPRGGLLLVKSAAKGGVKA
- the rplD gene encoding 50S ribosomal protein L4, sunset domain variant, translated to MTTTVKADLPAHVFDVTANVPLMHQVVVAQLAAARQGTHDTKTRGEVRGGGKKPYRQKGTGRARQGSTRAPQFAGGGVVHGPTPRDYTQKTPKKMKAAALRGALSDRARAGRVIVVDSLVTSEAPSTKAARKTIESLVSDAGHRVLAVVGREDVVSQLSLRNLPDVHLIAPDQLNTYDVLVNDVVLFTEESLESFLAGPIAVPTRKSAAAAADAPQGLVKKPAAPAADAPHGAQSHAPLADGGQPEGFPVKGNADSMLYHVPGSSFYARTVAEVWFTTADAAEAAGFQLPPSQRKEEDK